A genome region from Triticum aestivum cultivar Chinese Spring chromosome 2B, IWGSC CS RefSeq v2.1, whole genome shotgun sequence includes the following:
- the LOC123040847 gene encoding indole-3-acetic acid-amido synthetase GH3.8-like, with translation MAAAATAGRRPASSTTASEAEAKDAENLRLIEEMTSNVDSVQERVLAEILSRNAATEYLTDCGGPTDRATFRAKVPVVSYDALKPYIQRIANGDRSPIMSTHPVSDFLTSSGTSGGERKLIPSTAEEGRRRQLPFGLLKAVMNLHFPGLDKGKGLYFLLVKSETKTLGGLTAWPMMTSIYKSEQFKDPLRDHTSPRAAVLCADTSQSMYAQMVCGLCQRHDVLRVGAAFASGLLRVIRFLQLNWEQLAADIEAGTLAPCVDDASVREAVAGILRRPDPELAQFVRGECCKGEWAGIVPRIWPNTRYIDAIVTGAMAQYVPALEYYGGRLPLVSSSYASSECYFGINLQPLCKPDDVSYTIMPNMAYFEFLPVDDATTGEVVAPEGDAARLVDLARVEAGREYEVVITTYAGLNRYRVGDVLRVAGYHSAAPRFTFVRRKNVLLSVESDKTDEVELQRAVERASELLRPHGASVAEYTSHACTKRIPGHYVIYWELLTTGDEAVGKETLDACCLQMEEALNAVYRQSRVADGSVGPLEIRVVRPGTFEELMDDAISRGASISQYKVPRCVALPPVVELLDSCVVSAHFSPSLPHWTPARRHD, from the exons atggcggcggcggcgacggctggccGGAGACCAGCCTCGTCAACAACGGCATCGGAGGCGGAAGCGAAGGACGCCGAGAACCTCCGTCTcatcgaggagatgacctccaacGTGGACTCCGTGCAAGAGCGGGTTCTGGCCGAGATCCTCTCCCGGAACGCCGCCACGGAGTACCTCACGGACTGCGGCGGCCCCACCGACCGTGCCACCTTTCGGGCCAAGGTGCCGGTGGTGTCGTACGACGCTCTCAAGCCGTACATCCAGCGCATCGCCAACGGAGACCGGTCGCCCATCATGTCGACGCACCCCGTCTCCGATTTCCTCACCAGCTCCGGCACCTCCGGCGGCGAGCGCAAGCTGATTCCCAGCACCGCCGAGGAGGGCCGCCGACGCCAGCTTCCCTTCGGTCTCCTTAAGGCAGTCATGAACTT GCACTTCCCAGGGCTTGACAAGGGGAAGGGGCTCTACTTTCTCTTGGTCAAGTCGGAGACCAAGACGCTGGGCGGGCTGACGGCGTGGCCGATGATGACCAGCATTTACAAGAGCGAGCAGTTCAAGGACCCCTTGCGCGACCACACCAGCCCGAGGGCGGCCGTGCTCTGCGCCGACACGTCCCAGAGCATGTACGCGCAGATGGTGTGCGGCCTGTGCCAACGCCACGACGTGCTCCGCGTCGGCGCCGCCTTCGCCTCCGGCCTGCTGCGCGTCATCCGCTTCCTCCAGCTCAACTGGGAGCAGCTCGCCGCCGACATCGAGGCCGGCACGCTCGCCCCGTGCGTGGACGACGCGTCGGTGCGCGAGGCGGTCGCCGGCATCCTCCGCCGCCCGGACCCGGAGCTGGCTCAGTTCGTCCGGGGCGAGTGCTGCAAGGGCGAATGGGCCGGCATCGTCCCGCGCATCTGGCCCAACACGAGGTACATCGATGCCATCGTCACCGGCGCCATGGCGCAGTACGTCCCGGCCCTGGAATACTACGGCGGCCGCCTGCCGTTGGTGTCCTCCTCCTACGCGTCCTCCGAGTGCTACTTCGGCATCAACCTTCAGCCGCTGTGCAAGCCGGACGACGTCTCCTACACCATCATGCCCAACATGGCCTACTTCGAGTTCCTCCCCGTGGACGACGCCACCACAGGCGAGGTCGTGGCACCTGAAGGTGACGCGGCCCGGCTGGTGGACCTCGCCCGCGTGGAGGCAGGGCGGGAGTACGAGGTGGTGATCACCACCTACGCCGGGCTGAACCGGTACCGCGTCGGCGACGTGCTCCGCGTGGCGGGTTACCACAGCGCCGCTCCACGGTTCACGTTCGTGCGCCGCAAGAACGTGTTGCTCTCCGTCGAATCCGACAAGACCGACGAGGTCGAGCTGCAGCGCGCCGTGGAGCGGGCCTCGGAGCTGCTCCGACCGCACGGCGCGTCCGTGGCAGAGTACACCAGCCACGCATGCACCAAGCGCATCCCGGGGCACTACGTCATCTACTGGGAGCTGCTGACCACCGGCGACGAGGCGGTGGGCAAGGAGACCCTCGACGCGTGCTGCCTGCAGATGGAGGAGGCCCTGAACGCGGTCTACAGGCAGAGCCGGGTGGCCGATGGGTCGGTCGGGCCGCTCGAAATCCGAGTCGTCCGGCCCGGCACCTTCGAGGAGCTCATGGACGACGCCATCTCTCGCGGCGCGTCCATCAGCCAGTACAAGGTGCCCCGCTGCGTCGCGCTCCCGCCCGTCGTTGAGCTGCTCGACTCGTGCGTCGTGTCCGCCCACTTCAGCCCTAGCTTGCCACACTGGACCCCAGCTCGGCGCCACGACTAG